Proteins from a genomic interval of Chitinophagales bacterium:
- a CDS encoding retron system putative HNH endonuclease, which produces MRHIEKKNVCDDFEAFVVKKKLENYVQTYLQSKKRSKLKTPWKKFTQSREGGEIKITLHSHLLNEQQGLCIYCQQAIPEKLENPIAYSHIEHIKERNLHAHLTFKHKNLSVSCNGFDCSIEEPEVIEDFCGHTKGELGQKQGIEEGLFLNPIEIADIENFFEYDFEGNIAPNTDRNQIDQQKAKYMIDLLDLQNKNLIQLRINQLDDINARILEKFDVEAFLDKTAEKLPAFFSMLKQFFP; this is translated from the coding sequence ATGAGGCACATTGAAAAGAAAAACGTTTGTGATGATTTTGAAGCGTTTGTGGTCAAAAAGAAGTTAGAGAACTATGTGCAAACTTACCTTCAAAGCAAGAAAAGAAGCAAGCTCAAAACGCCTTGGAAAAAATTCACACAATCACGAGAAGGAGGAGAAATTAAAATCACTTTGCACAGCCATTTGCTGAATGAACAACAGGGTTTGTGTATTTACTGCCAACAAGCCATTCCAGAAAAGTTAGAAAACCCAATAGCTTATTCTCATATCGAACACATCAAAGAGCGCAACCTTCACGCACACCTAACCTTTAAACACAAAAACCTATCGGTTTCCTGCAATGGATTTGATTGTAGTATTGAAGAACCAGAAGTCATTGAAGATTTTTGTGGACATACAAAAGGGGAGTTGGGGCAAAAACAAGGAATTGAAGAAGGCCTGTTTTTGAATCCAATTGAAATCGCCGATATTGAAAACTTCTTTGAATACGATTTTGAAGGAAATATCGCTCCAAATACTGACCGAAACCAAATAGATCAACAAAAGGCAAAATACATGATTGATTTGTTGGATTTGCAGAACAAAAATCTCATTCAGTTGCGAATCAATCAGTTAGATGACATCAATGCAAGGATATTAGAAAAATTTGATGTAGAAGCATTTTTAGACAAAACTGCCGAAAAGCTGCCTGCCTTTTTTTCGATGCTCAAACAGTTTTTCCCATGA
- a CDS encoding AAA family ATPase: MKIRRLKIKNYKVFDDVEFDFTDKDGNTLDTIVLAGVNGSGKTTLLKLIGDVFSNKLENYSVPSMISELFSCEKVEMVLEIHTSFIESIHGEAIADKILSLKNEITGFYKFTFDKHSGKNDFYHFLKLSSQNKLPEPSVFRCYFIPSETYINDDKYFFSQNNSYKNNPKEDLEAKINQQDNALLRKLDFQIHKNIIEKYVIEDVLEDILQNRNRPANDIIEKKIENYNKVLSGINVNTKIKDISTNQVIFKTVNKEQVKIEDLSSGEKHLYYRGIYLHHLNIKNSIILVDEPEDSLHPSWQSRMAKFYNNIGKNNQVFLATHSPHIIASVKPESLFLLAINEETQKVEVINMGKTDQPTKGLEPNRVLQEIMGLESLRDVETQEKIDELRTLLTPEKFDSIEAKALIEELTLDLGRKDPYIMRLQNQLLLLERKRKKQTA; the protein is encoded by the coding sequence ATGAAAATCCGACGACTTAAAATAAAGAACTACAAAGTATTTGACGATGTAGAGTTTGACTTTACAGACAAGGACGGCAATACTTTGGATACGATTGTATTGGCGGGGGTAAATGGGAGTGGGAAGACTACTTTGCTAAAATTGATTGGTGATGTTTTTTCAAATAAGTTAGAAAACTATAGTGTGCCATCAATGATTTCAGAATTATTTAGTTGTGAAAAAGTAGAAATGGTTCTTGAAATTCACACATCATTCATTGAATCAATACATGGCGAAGCAATTGCAGATAAAATTTTAAGTTTAAAAAATGAAATTACAGGGTTTTATAAGTTTACTTTTGATAAACATAGTGGTAAAAATGATTTTTATCATTTCTTGAAATTAAGTAGTCAAAATAAATTACCAGAACCATCTGTTTTTAGATGTTACTTTATTCCTTCTGAAACGTACATTAACGATGATAAATACTTTTTCTCTCAAAATAATAGTTACAAAAATAACCCAAAAGAGGATTTAGAAGCAAAAATTAATCAACAAGACAATGCACTTTTAAGAAAATTAGATTTCCAAATTCATAAAAATATAATTGAAAAATATGTGATAGAAGATGTCTTAGAAGATATTTTACAAAATAGAAATAGACCTGCAAATGATATTATAGAGAAAAAGATTGAAAATTACAATAAAGTATTGTCAGGAATTAATGTCAATACTAAGATTAAAGATATTTCAACAAATCAAGTCATATTTAAAACCGTAAATAAAGAACAAGTTAAAATTGAGGATTTATCAAGTGGAGAAAAACATTTGTATTATAGAGGAATTTATCTTCATCATTTGAATATAAAAAATAGCATTATTTTAGTAGATGAACCAGAAGATTCCTTACACCCAAGTTGGCAAAGTCGAATGGCAAAATTTTACAATAACATAGGAAAAAACAACCAAGTATTCCTCGCTACTCATTCCCCTCATATCATCGCTTCTGTCAAACCCGAAAGCCTTTTCTTGCTTGCCATCAATGAAGAAACCCAAAAAGTAGAAGTCATCAACATGGGCAAAACTGACCAACCCACCAAAGGCTTAGAACCCAATCGGGTATTGCAGGAAATCATGGGTTTAGAGAGCTTGAGAGATGTAGAAACACAAGAAAAAATAGACGAATTGCGTACTTTATTGACTCCCGAAAAATTCGATAGCATTGAAGCAAAAGCATTGATTGAAGAATTAACCTTAGATTTGGGGCGAAAAGACCCTTATATTATGCGCCTTCAAAACCAGCTATTACTTTTAGAACGCAAACGAAAAAAGCAAACCGCATAG
- a CDS encoding aconitate hydratase — translation MAVFDLDMIKAVYDKLPGKIAQVRAKLNRPLTLSEKILYTHLWEDMPSEPYGRAKDYVNFAPDRVAMQDATAQMALLQFMMAGKPKVGVPSTVHCDHLIQAKSGADEDLEVAIDVNKEVYDFLASISNKYGLGFWKPGAGIIHQVVLENYAFPGGMMIGTDSHTPNAGGLGMVAIGVGGADAVDVMAGMPWELLMPKLIGVKLTGELNGWTSAKDVILKVAGILTVKGGTGAIVEYFGPGARGISCTGKGTICNMGAEIGATTSIFEYGDAMDRYLRSTDRADLADLANTVLEHLQTDPEVEANPEDYYDQLIEIDLSTLEPHVNGPFTPDLAWPISKLAEAIEENGYPEKLEVGLIGSCTNSSYEDLDRAASIAQQAIDKKLIAKSEFTITPGSEQVRFTVQRDGQLDVLEKIGGVVLANACGPCIGQWARHTKDPNKKNSIITSFNRNFAKRNDGNPLTHSFVASPELVTAMVLGGSMKFNPLTDTITNADGEEILLDPPTGDELPTRGFDVEDRGYQAPAEDGSKVEVKVDPDSKRIELLTPFAAWEGTDLKGLQLLIKAKGKCTTDHISMAGPWLRFRGHLDNISNNLYTGAINYFNELTNKVYNTLKDEFMGVPDSARVYKAAGIGTVIFGEENLGEGSSREHAAMEPRHLGTRAVIVKSFARIHETNLKKQGMLALTFVNPADYDLVRQDDSVDILGLTEFAPGKNLTVVLNHKDGTSDSFEVKHTYNDVQIGWFVAGSALNKIREEGGLA, via the coding sequence ATGGCAGTATTCGATTTAGATATGATTAAGGCAGTATATGATAAATTGCCTGGTAAAATTGCCCAAGTACGTGCAAAGTTGAACCGCCCTTTGACTTTGAGCGAAAAGATTCTCTATACCCATCTTTGGGAAGATATGCCCAGTGAGCCTTACGGAAGAGCAAAAGATTATGTGAACTTTGCTCCTGACCGTGTAGCGATGCAAGATGCAACAGCTCAAATGGCATTGCTTCAATTCATGATGGCAGGTAAACCAAAAGTTGGCGTTCCTTCAACAGTCCATTGCGATCACTTGATTCAAGCCAAAAGTGGTGCAGATGAAGATTTGGAAGTTGCAATAGATGTGAACAAAGAAGTCTATGATTTTCTTGCTTCCATTTCTAACAAATATGGATTAGGTTTTTGGAAACCAGGTGCAGGAATTATCCATCAAGTAGTGCTTGAAAACTATGCTTTTCCCGGAGGCATGATGATTGGGACAGATTCACACACCCCAAATGCAGGTGGTTTGGGTATGGTTGCCATTGGAGTAGGTGGTGCAGACGCAGTAGATGTTATGGCAGGAATGCCGTGGGAACTGTTGATGCCCAAGCTAATCGGTGTGAAATTGACGGGTGAACTAAACGGATGGACTTCTGCCAAAGACGTAATTTTGAAGGTAGCAGGTATTCTGACTGTAAAAGGCGGAACAGGTGCTATTGTAGAATATTTCGGGCCTGGTGCAAGAGGAATTTCTTGTACAGGTAAAGGAACTATCTGCAATATGGGTGCAGAAATTGGAGCGACTACTTCAATTTTTGAATACGGTGATGCAATGGACAGATACTTACGCTCTACAGATCGTGCAGATTTGGCAGACTTAGCCAACACCGTTTTGGAGCATTTGCAGACCGACCCAGAAGTTGAAGCAAATCCAGAAGACTATTACGACCAACTGATTGAAATTGACCTCTCTACCTTAGAGCCTCATGTCAATGGCCCTTTCACACCTGATTTGGCATGGCCCATATCCAAATTGGCGGAAGCAATTGAAGAAAATGGCTATCCCGAAAAATTGGAAGTCGGTTTGATTGGTAGCTGTACCAACTCCTCTTATGAAGATTTGGATCGTGCTGCAAGCATCGCACAACAAGCAATTGACAAAAAATTAATTGCTAAATCTGAATTCACCATTACCCCCGGTTCTGAGCAAGTTCGCTTCACTGTTCAAAGAGACGGTCAATTGGACGTACTCGAAAAAATAGGCGGTGTCGTATTGGCAAATGCTTGTGGGCCATGTATCGGACAATGGGCAAGACACACCAAAGACCCCAACAAAAAGAACTCTATCATTACCTCCTTCAATCGAAACTTTGCGAAAAGAAACGATGGAAATCCATTGACGCACTCTTTCGTAGCATCGCCCGAATTAGTGACTGCAATGGTGTTGGGAGGTAGCATGAAATTCAATCCTTTAACTGATACCATCACCAATGCGGACGGCGAAGAAATTTTGCTCGATCCTCCAACGGGTGATGAGTTGCCAACAAGAGGTTTTGATGTGGAAGATAGAGGCTATCAAGCTCCTGCCGAAGATGGTAGCAAGGTAGAAGTAAAAGTAGATCCCGACTCCAAGCGAATTGAGTTATTGACTCCTTTTGCAGCTTGGGAAGGAACAGATTTAAAAGGCCTTCAGTTGCTTATCAAAGCCAAAGGAAAATGTACCACCGACCACATCTCAATGGCTGGTCCATGGTTGCGTTTCCGTGGTCACTTAGACAATATCTCCAACAACCTCTATACAGGAGCTATCAACTACTTCAATGAATTGACAAACAAGGTTTACAATACTTTGAAGGATGAATTTATGGGGGTACCTGATTCCGCAAGGGTGTATAAAGCTGCTGGTATTGGCACAGTGATTTTTGGTGAAGAAAACTTGGGAGAAGGTTCTTCTCGTGAGCACGCTGCAATGGAACCCCGTCACTTGGGGACAAGAGCTGTGATTGTCAAATCTTTTGCTCGTATCCACGAAACCAACTTGAAGAAACAAGGGATGTTGGCTTTGACCTTTGTGAATCCTGCTGACTACGATTTGGTTCGTCAAGACGATAGCGTGGACATATTGGGTCTAACCGAGTTCGCACCGGGCAAAAACCTGACGGTTGTGTTGAACCACAAAGACGGTACAAGTGATAGCTTTGAAGTGAAACACACCTACAACGATGTACAAATTGGCTGGTTTGTAGCAGGTTCTGCTTTGAATAAAATTCGGGAAGAGGGCGGATTGGCGTAA
- a CDS encoding UDP-2,3-diacylglucosamine diphosphatase has product MAIAEKKVYFASDLHLGTPTLEASKVREKRFVRWLDSIKYDASDLFLVGDLFDFWFEYKTVVPRGYLRFFGKLIELKDMGVEISVFTGNHDVWMFDYFQQELDIPVYYQPITRTIGGKTFFIGHGDGLGPGDKGYKMLKKVFTNRVCQWLFARLHPNFAIGLANYFSRKSRGQEKPTDKYWGDDKEWLVLYSKRKLEQNPDIDYFIFGHRHIPLDIRLNDKSRYVNLGDWIKFNSYAQFDGQNLQLCYFEGS; this is encoded by the coding sequence ATGGCTATTGCCGAAAAAAAAGTTTATTTTGCCTCTGACCTACACTTAGGCACGCCTACACTTGAAGCCAGCAAAGTACGTGAAAAACGATTTGTGAGGTGGCTTGACAGTATAAAATACGATGCAAGTGATTTGTTTTTGGTAGGCGATTTATTCGACTTTTGGTTTGAATACAAAACCGTAGTACCCAGAGGTTATTTGCGTTTTTTTGGCAAACTCATCGAATTGAAGGACATGGGCGTAGAAATTTCGGTTTTTACAGGCAACCACGATGTTTGGATGTTCGATTACTTTCAACAAGAATTAGACATTCCTGTATATTACCAACCTATCACTCGAACAATCGGCGGTAAAACTTTCTTTATTGGTCATGGCGACGGCTTGGGGCCAGGCGACAAGGGCTACAAAATGCTCAAAAAAGTCTTCACCAACCGAGTTTGTCAGTGGCTATTCGCACGCCTTCACCCCAATTTTGCCATTGGTCTTGCCAACTACTTTTCTCGCAAAAGTCGTGGACAAGAAAAACCAACAGACAAATATTGGGGCGACGACAAAGAATGGCTCGTTCTGTATTCAAAAAGAAAGCTCGAACAAAACCCCGATATTGATTACTTTATTTTCGGACACCGACATATACCCTTAGACATACGACTGAACGATAAAAGCCGTTATGTCAACTTAGGTGACTGGATAAAATTCAATTCTTATGCACAATTTGATGGACAAAATTTACAACTCTGCTATTTTGAAGGCAGTTAG
- a CDS encoding DUF6495 family protein, with protein sequence MKFRRLTYEELEDRTSQFLQFLAQNAIDTSQWSDLQKTNPKYVQKLVDDFSDLVMEDNLNEIEFLEQRTDKELKVYKLLDSKAVVINLQINAGTELNLCRYASVSNLLSGFDARMWKSIQLNISEFVYESDRAQTIFQFMESGCFITKEIEFNTLYHLSQRAA encoded by the coding sequence ATGAAATTTCGAAGACTTACTTATGAAGAACTTGAGGACCGCACCTCTCAGTTTCTACAATTTTTAGCTCAAAATGCCATTGATACGTCTCAATGGTCTGATTTACAAAAAACCAATCCGAAATATGTCCAAAAATTGGTAGATGATTTCAGTGATTTGGTGATGGAAGATAATCTAAATGAAATTGAATTTTTAGAACAGCGTACCGACAAAGAATTGAAGGTTTACAAACTTCTTGACTCAAAAGCAGTCGTCATCAACCTTCAAATCAATGCTGGAACTGAGTTGAATTTATGCCGTTATGCCTCTGTTTCCAATTTACTCTCTGGTTTTGATGCAAGAATGTGGAAATCCATTCAGCTCAACATCAGCGAATTTGTATATGAAAGTGATCGAGCGCAGACAATATTTCAATTCATGGAATCAGGCTGTTTCATCACCAAAGAAATCGAATTCAACACACTCTATCATCTTAGCCAAAGAGCAGCATAA
- a CDS encoding transposase, giving the protein MRKVHKRKPKRCRLLGCYYYTVVVDYKGMEVKLFFVRYTKRSKWRLLLTTQTSLRFTQAMEIYAIRWSIEVFFKEVKQLLGIQKCASRDFDAHIAHTTLTLIQYVMLSLHKRFSDYETIGGLFRAIRDQYIQATIAQRLWQIMISILTRLVQKIECDMELVLQLIIHDNDFRQLFSGMVQLKVQDE; this is encoded by the coding sequence TTGCGAAAAGTTCATAAACGTAAGCCCAAAAGATGCCGCCTACTTGGGTGTTATTATTATACCGTGGTGGTGGATTATAAAGGTATGGAAGTCAAGTTGTTTTTTGTTAGGTATACTAAACGAAGCAAATGGAGACTTTTACTGACTACCCAAACAAGCCTTCGTTTTACTCAGGCTATGGAAATCTATGCTATTCGATGGTCTATTGAGGTCTTTTTCAAAGAAGTAAAGCAACTTTTAGGTATTCAAAAATGTGCTTCCAGAGATTTTGATGCTCATATTGCTCATACCACTTTAACTTTGATTCAATATGTTATGTTGAGTTTGCATAAACGCTTTTCAGATTATGAAACGATTGGCGGCTTATTCAGAGCTATCAGAGACCAATATATTCAAGCAACGATTGCTCAAAGACTGTGGCAAATCATGATTTCTATTCTCACACGATTGGTTCAAAAGATAGAATGTGATATGGAACTGGTCTTGCAGTTAATTATTCATGACAACGATTTCAGGCAATTATTTTCGGGTATGGTGCAGCTTAAAGTACAAGATGAATAG
- a CDS encoding glycosyltransferase, with the protein MSLIGEKINIFEHNNSCRIVVAPLNWGLGHATRCMPIINALLQKGVTVIIASDGRALALLREEYPTLQYIELPAYDIRYSGHALGLVPTMLWQIPKILKAIRTEQKAIQQIVEIEKVDAIISDNRYGCYSPAIPSVFVSHQLFLKMPFFLQFLEPMVAKTQMRFIRPFNHCWIPDFSQKDQSLSGDLAHKEPLAHDRFRFVGALSRMRRQVEEKFVNREEDRGEIGSFLKERYDIVAVLSGPEPQRTVFEEMLQQQVFQTDLDVLIVRGVTEKQSLQFLTDRVQAVNYLAAKELNWVLLAADVVIARSGYSTIMDLAALGKKAILIPTPGQTEQSYLSAYFQSKGVFYCTSQSKFDLKTALKEVENYSGFGFEVAKNHLLEDTIENLLKNKTPH; encoded by the coding sequence ATGAGTTTGATTGGTGAAAAAATAAATATTTTTGAACATAATAATTCTTGTAGGATAGTTGTTGCGCCATTGAATTGGGGGCTTGGTCATGCAACTCGCTGTATGCCTATCATTAATGCCTTATTGCAGAAAGGAGTCACGGTAATTATTGCAAGTGACGGGCGAGCTCTGGCATTGTTGAGGGAGGAATATCCTACCTTACAATACATCGAATTACCTGCTTATGATATTCGATACAGTGGCCATGCACTGGGACTGGTGCCAACGATGCTCTGGCAAATCCCCAAAATTTTGAAGGCCATCAGAACAGAACAAAAAGCCATCCAGCAAATTGTTGAAATAGAAAAAGTAGATGCCATTATTTCGGACAATCGTTATGGTTGTTATTCACCTGCTATTCCTTCTGTTTTTGTAAGCCACCAACTTTTTTTGAAGATGCCTTTTTTTCTTCAATTTTTGGAACCAATGGTTGCCAAAACCCAAATGCGTTTTATTCGTCCTTTTAATCATTGCTGGATTCCTGATTTTTCTCAAAAAGACCAAAGTTTGAGTGGTGATTTGGCACACAAAGAACCTTTAGCTCATGATCGGTTTCGTTTTGTAGGTGCACTTTCGAGGATGCGAAGACAAGTGGAGGAAAAGTTTGTGAATAGAGAGGAGGATAGGGGGGAGATTGGTTCTTTTTTGAAGGAACGTTATGATATTGTTGCAGTATTGTCTGGACCTGAACCACAGCGCACGGTTTTTGAAGAAATGCTGCAACAGCAAGTGTTTCAAACAGATTTGGATGTATTGATAGTAAGAGGTGTGACAGAAAAGCAATCTTTACAGTTTTTGACTGATAGAGTGCAAGCTGTCAATTATTTAGCTGCAAAGGAGTTGAATTGGGTATTGTTGGCAGCTGATGTAGTGATAGCAAGGTCGGGTTATAGTACGATTATGGACTTGGCTGCTTTGGGTAAAAAGGCGATTTTGATTCCTACGCCAGGGCAAACTGAGCAAAGTTATCTATCAGCGTATTTTCAATCGAAGGGTGTTTTTTACTGCACTTCTCAGTCCAAATTTGACTTGAAAACAGCATTGAAGGAAGTGGAAAATTATTCGGGTTTTGGTTTTGAAGTAGCAAAAAATCATTTATTGGAGGATACGATTGAAAATTTGTTAAAAAACAAAACCCCTCACTAA
- a CDS encoding GEVED domain-containing protein: protein MRNKLHFGEWTKSVLPTTSTMLFKPHQLVFLLVFSLSSLFVSAQNWSGNGAAGDWNDPLNWDVLQVPVSGANVSISPNNAANYPVIASNITTGVLNVQPNAELSVTTNGSLTINGNSNVSGSITIEGSFTVNSTIIYYAPSNMVNNGTATIQTVSNAGAFVNNGTLTVLDNFSNLGNASFTNGGTTNTNAFSGFGSLTNEAGAIFTTNTDLGTSGPTINDGEMNVTGVWTNVNALSNRGEINVSDHLINAAGHTFTNEDDAIITTEEMTNYGLFLNKQRGVATVTLLNTGGVGGTFHNLGSLTVILTVDLKNTGTFLNEGSLNLTGAFQNFGSGVMTNKGDIVANDVFSFGGDFVNQYGGNIEANTFINTANLRNEACATIAADRFENGGGMSFTNSGKLIVGNLGNSNPGLLTINNGVIFDNSVNNIFLGTILGGFGTVYTTSPDLGVNATTVNSTYNGSTGSINLTVSGAIPPYSFSWNNGSTSKDLTGIAAGTYTVEVSDSDPCGSTTETLTVTVGEDAAYCSSKGNSTQYEYIKRVSLGDIYNYSGDDHGYGNYTDQSTDLTRGNNYSISLKPGFKGYAYYERWKVWIDFNQDGDFDDYGEEVYQGGSYYEKTGYFNIPNSAATGETRMRVSMKYGYYPSTCQDFGYGEVEDYTVNITGGQVGGQPGGQVDGYCTSKGNSTKYEHIASVQFGSINNTSGNNGGYGNYTSMSTDVLHGQTYNLHMSPAFSGKQYIEKWRVWIDWNQDGDFNDYGERVYKGYGYNSQSGHVTVPQGAATGNTRMRVSMKYGYHGINSCGNFGYGEVEDYTIHVVNPGSSKNEEKDEDAIASPLVEIMNIRNIYPMPATDVLNIDYFAAEDGTSTITIYDMMGRMMQQETKEARTGQNSTVLDVTQLVAGTYILEVNDGEFTSNRQIIIQ, encoded by the coding sequence ATGAGAAACAAATTACATTTTGGCGAATGGACGAAGTCTGTCCTTCCCACAACTTCAACTATGCTCTTTAAACCACACCAGTTAGTATTTCTTTTAGTTTTTAGTCTTTCTTCTTTATTCGTTTCTGCCCAAAATTGGAGCGGAAATGGTGCAGCAGGCGATTGGAATGATCCTTTGAATTGGGATGTCCTACAAGTACCAGTTTCTGGTGCCAATGTGAGTATTAGTCCTAACAATGCAGCTAATTATCCTGTTATTGCATCGAACATTACCACAGGAGTATTAAACGTTCAACCCAATGCAGAACTAAGTGTCACCACAAATGGTAGCCTAACCATCAACGGAAACTCCAATGTATCAGGCTCAATTACTATTGAAGGAAGTTTTACCGTCAATAGCACAATCATTTATTATGCTCCTTCCAATATGGTGAATAACGGAACTGCAACTATTCAGACCGTTAGCAATGCGGGTGCATTTGTAAACAATGGTACATTGACTGTTCTTGACAATTTCAGCAATTTGGGTAATGCTTCCTTTACCAATGGTGGTACAACTAACACAAACGCCTTCAGCGGTTTTGGTAGCCTAACCAATGAGGCAGGTGCTATTTTCACAACAAACACAGACTTAGGAACTTCTGGCCCTACCATCAATGATGGTGAAATGAATGTGACGGGTGTTTGGACAAACGTAAATGCCTTGAGTAACAGAGGAGAGATCAATGTCAGCGACCACTTAATTAACGCCGCAGGTCATACTTTCACCAACGAAGACGATGCGATTATCACTACAGAAGAAATGACCAATTATGGCTTGTTCTTGAACAAACAAAGAGGTGTTGCTACTGTAACATTACTCAACACAGGAGGCGTTGGAGGTACTTTCCACAACTTAGGGTCATTGACGGTTATCTTGACCGTAGATCTTAAAAATACAGGAACATTCCTCAATGAAGGTTCATTGAATCTTACAGGAGCATTCCAAAACTTCGGTTCTGGTGTGATGACCAATAAAGGGGACATCGTAGCCAACGATGTATTCAGCTTTGGCGGTGATTTTGTCAATCAATATGGCGGAAACATTGAAGCAAATACATTTATCAATACAGCAAACCTAAGAAATGAGGCTTGTGCAACGATTGCAGCCGATAGATTTGAGAATGGTGGTGGTATGAGCTTTACTAATAGTGGCAAATTGATAGTAGGCAACTTGGGCAACTCTAATCCTGGTCTTCTCACTATCAACAATGGAGTCATATTTGACAACTCTGTTAATAATATCTTTCTCGGTACCATTCTTGGCGGTTTTGGAACAGTATATACAACATCACCAGACTTGGGTGTAAATGCAACAACTGTCAATTCTACTTACAATGGTTCTACGGGTAGCATTAACTTGACCGTATCAGGAGCAATTCCTCCTTATTCTTTCTCTTGGAACAATGGATCAACAAGCAAAGATTTGACAGGAATTGCAGCAGGCACTTACACTGTTGAAGTTTCTGACAGTGACCCTTGCGGATCTACAACCGAGACTCTCACAGTGACTGTAGGAGAAGATGCTGCTTACTGTTCCTCAAAAGGCAACAGCACACAATATGAATACATCAAGCGTGTATCATTGGGTGACATTTACAATTACAGTGGAGATGATCATGGATATGGAAATTACACAGACCAAAGCACAGATTTGACACGAGGTAACAACTATTCTATCTCTTTGAAACCAGGGTTTAAAGGTTATGCCTACTATGAAAGATGGAAAGTATGGATTGACTTCAACCAAGATGGTGACTTCGACGATTACGGCGAGGAAGTATATCAAGGTGGTAGCTACTATGAAAAAACAGGTTACTTCAACATCCCTAACTCTGCTGCAACAGGTGAAACCAGAATGAGAGTATCTATGAAATATGGATATTACCCAAGCACTTGTCAAGATTTTGGATACGGTGAAGTAGAAGATTATACAGTGAATATCACAGGAGGTCAAGTAGGTGGACAACCTGGTGGCCAAGTAGATGGCTATTGCACCTCAAAAGGAAATTCTACTAAATATGAACACATCGCAAGCGTTCAATTTGGCTCTATCAACAATACAAGTGGCAACAATGGGGGGTATGGCAATTATACTTCAATGTCTACTGACGTATTGCATGGTCAAACATACAACTTGCACATGTCACCTGCGTTTAGCGGTAAACAATACATCGAGAAATGGAGAGTATGGATTGACTGGAACCAAGATGGTGATTTCAATGATTACGGAGAGCGTGTTTATAAAGGATATGGATACAACAGTCAAAGTGGTCATGTCACTGTTCCCCAAGGTGCTGCAACAGGCAATACACGCATGAGAGTATCCATGAAATATGGCTACCATGGCATCAATTCTTGTGGAAACTTTGGCTACGGAGAGGTAGAAGACTACACTATTCATGTAGTAAACCCAGGCAGCTCTAAAAACGAAGAGAAAGACGAAGATGCAATTGCTTCACCATTGGTAGAAATCATGAACATCCGAAACATCTATCCAATGCCTGCAACAGATGTACTCAACATCGACTACTTTGCAGCAGAAGATGGTACTTCTACTATTACAATCTACGACATGATGGGTAGAATGATGCAACAAGAAACAAAAGAGGCAAGAACAGGTCAAAATAGCACTGTTTTGGATGTCACTCAATTGGTTGCAGGAACTTATATCTTGGAAGTAAACGATGGTGAATTCACCAGCAACCGCCAAATCATCATCCAATAA